The Trachemys scripta elegans isolate TJP31775 chromosome 24, CAS_Tse_1.0, whole genome shotgun sequence region agctgcaactccaagtgcgatttggccttcctgatttcactcctgcatgcctgggagatatttttatactcctccctggtcatttgtccaatcttccacgtCTTGTAAGCTGCTTTTTTGCGTTTAacgtcagcaaggatttcactgtttagccaagctggtcgcctgccatatttactattctttctacacatcgggatggtttgttcctgcaaccgcaataaggattctttaaaatacagccagctctcctggacccctttgcccctcatgttattctcccaggggatcctgcccatcagttccctgagggagtcaaagtctgcttttctgaagtccagggtccgtattctgcttctctcctttcttccttgtgtcaggatcctgaactcgaccatctcatggtcactgcctcccaggttcccatccacttttgcttcccctactaattcttccctgtttgtgagcagcaggtcaaaaaaagctctgcccctagttggttcctccagcacttgcaccaggaaattgtcccctacactttccaaaaatttcctggattgtctctgcaccgctgtattgctctcccagcagatatcagggtgattaaagtctcccatgagaaccagggcctgtgatctagtaacttctgctagttaccgggagaaagcctcatccacctcacccccctggtctggtggtctatagcagactctgaccacaacatcacccttgttgctcacacttctcaactttatccagagactctcaggtttttctgcagtttcatactcctctcttacatacatcTCTTTCatgctctgagcagtcatactcctctcttacatacaacgcaactcccccaccttttctgccctgtctgtccttcctgaacagtttatatccgtccatgacagtactccagtcatgtgagttatcccaccaagtctctgttattccaatcgcatcgtagttccctgactgtgccaggacttccagttctccctgcttgtttcccaggcttcttgcatttgtgtataggcacttaagataactcatcaatcgtccctctttctcagcatgagacaggagtcctcccctcttgcgctctcctgcttgtgcttcctcccaggatcccatttccccacttacctcagggctttggtctccttcccccggtgaacctagtttaaagccctcctcactaggttagccagcctgctggcgaagatgctcttccctctcttcgttaggtgaagcccgtctctgcctagcactcctccttcttggaacaccatcccacaTGGGGGCTTCTCTTTGTGCTTCTGTTTTTTGGGGAGGCATCAGGGCAGTAGGGGTGGGGGTtacggttgccaaccctcccattTTCGCTGTAGACTCCCGGAACCGGgctctatctcccggaggctCCAGAAGCCAAACCGGGACATTTTCGTCCGCTGAAAGTCCAGTGGCGCAGCAGCGCTAAGGCAGATTCTCTGTCTGCCCTGGATCCACGctactcccggaagtggccgataaatctctgcggcccctgggacAGGGGACAGGGGTCTCCGTGTGATgaccccaccccgagcaccgactccacagctccaattggctgaGAACTATGTCCAATGAGAGCTGCATGGGTGGAGCCTGCAGgtaggggcagcacacagagcccactgctccccccaggggccgcagggatgtgttAGCCACTTCCGgaagcggcgtggggccaggacaggcaaagagcctgtcttagccctgctgcgctgctgaccgggaaCTGCCCGATGTAAACCCTGTCCGAactacctcctgcaccccaacttcctttcctagccctgagccccctcctgcaacctaactctctcccagagccagcatcatcaaccccaatccccagccctgagcccactcccgtTTCCTGAAACCCCTCCCGCACACCGACCCCCTTACCGAAGCCCTGAAGCCCCTCTGGCACAGAAGCTCtctaaaagtgggagggccactAGCACCCGAACCGTGGCCATGCCCCCCGCATGCTGCTCCtaccccatggccccaccccatagGCCGCCCGTTCCTCGCAAGGTCCTCGCCCTGCACCGCTCCATCCCCCCAGACCACACCCCACTGCCACCTCTTCTCCATGAACCCCCACCCTCACACCATCTTATTCCCCAAGACTCTGCTCCTCACCCactcctctccatcccctctccccccatcgcTCAGCCTTGCGgccggtaaaaagtgggagggccatggccccatggCTCCCCCGTTCCAGTGCACTGGCTGTGAcccagagacaggaatagaaaccagggaACCGaactcccagccctccctgctgtAACCCACCAGAGCCCACACCATTCCCAGGCCTCAGCAAGGAATGTAGGAGCCCTGATTCCTAGTCTTTTATTGAACCCAGAATACCACCCCCGAAAGTAGAGTCTCATTTCTATTTGCATTGTTTCCCAGCACAAGTGAGACTAAGAGGTGTTTTTGTCAGCTGGGGCTGCTGGAGTTATTAATCCGACCGCAGAGCTCTTTCCTGTCGGTTTAGAGCACCTGCATCAGCGCAACGACACCTCtgtaagtgctgtagtgtagccatagccgtAAAGtgctgtttgtcagaagctgcgaatgggtgacaggggatggatcactggatgattccctgttctgttcattccctctggggcacctggcattggcctctgtggaagacgggatactgggctagatggacctttggtctgacccaatctggccgttcttatgttaattgAGAATTCATTCCAGGGGTCCCCACATGAGAGCTGACCTCGACACAGGATTCAGCTGATGGGGAAAAGAGAGGAGACAAAAGTCTCTCCCACACTATTCCCCAAGTCCAGACCCACAGAACCAAGGAAATTAAGTTGAGACTCGAAATCACAGGGTCAGACCAGGTTCAGTTTCTCGGACAGAGGAGAGATTTCCTGTTATTTCAGAAACTTAAAAGTGCTGCATTCCCCCGCACCCCTGAGATTGTCCCCGCAGACGAGCTCTCCCTGACAACGTGCTGGTGCACGCAGGTCAGCTCTGACTCCGCGGGGATTGTCTCCCCCCTTGTTCtgtgcagcacagcgccccccagcaccacgctAGGACATCACGACCAGCATTGACTCCGCGGGGAGATGACACCCgactgtgcccctccccctgctccctgctgcacagCGCTGGGCTGGACAGTGGGGTCAGCACTGAGGGGCACACGGCCTCTCCTGCCACCCAGAACACAGACCCTGCAGCAGAGCCccccacagtgtcacactgggacaCTGCCAGTCAGTTTATGTGGAAATGAACCCTTCCCTGCTGGCCACTCTGAGAAGTTATCCGTAGATTATTTGACTTCTTGCAATTTGTAACCAAAGATCCTTTTCTTACAACTCAGTGGGTTTTTGTGCGCACTAATAAGAGATATCTCTATATGTTTACTGTGTGCAGGTTAATAAATTGTCTCCGGGCACAAAGTACTGATCATGGCTGGAATTGGTGTTTCTTTCCCCAGGAAAATGGCAGATTCAAGAACTCTCTGGGCTGGTTTATTTTTGGAATGGGGAAGTCACCTTAGTGGCCTATCCCATGAGGAATCTGAAGAATTCCAGGCTGCTGTCCATGCAGGAAACCTCACTGAAGCCACCGCAGTGGTGAAGAAATCTGATGCGTTGTTAAAAAACACCCAGCTCAATGTTGCCATCACCGGAAAACAGGGCTCTGGCAAGTCATCTTTCATCAACGCCATCAGAAGCCTAGCTGACGATGATGAAGGTGCAGCTGAAACCGGGGTGATGGATTCAGCAAAGGAGCCAACTCCTTATCAGCATCCCAAGCACCCAAATGTCACAATGTGGGACCTGCCTTGGATTGGGACACCGAATCATCCAGCAAACACAGATGGGGGAAAGGTGGACTTTGCTCGTTATGATTTCTTCATCATTATCACAGCAGACCGGTTCCAAGAGTCAGATGCCAACCTGGCCCAGGAGATAGAGCAGATGGGGAAGAAGTTTTACTTTGTCCGCTCCAAGGTGGACGAAGACTTGcgtaatgaaaaaaaaagaaaaacgaaGGTCAAGGAGGAGACAGTCCTGCAGACAATCAGAGACGATTGCATCATGAACCTGCAAAAAGCAGGCATCCTTTCCCCACAGGTTTTCCTGGTGTCGAGATGGGACTTTGAGAAGTATGATGCTCCCCGACTTCAGGAGACCTTTTCGAATGAACTTGACACTCACAGGAGACATGCCATCTTTCATGtcctgctcagcacctctgaacaaCCCTTAAACTGGAAGAAAGAGGCCGTGGAGCAGCAGATCTGGAAGCAAGCCTTTAAGTCAGGCGCTATCGCTACTATTCCTCTCCCGTTTCTCTCTGTTTGGTGGGATGTTGGCATCTTGGTGGATAACATGACCGAGTTCTGTGAGAGCTTTGGCCTGGACGACGATTCCCTCAGAGCCCTTGAAAAGCCCACGGGCAAGTCTGGTGAGTTGAAGACTGTGATAGAATTCCCGCTGGCCAAAGATAGATCAAGAGATGAGGCTTTCAAGCTTCTGAAAGAGGCTACGGGGCAGGTTATGATGATAGTGAAGTATTTCATCAGCATGATCCCAGGGATTGGTACTGTGATAGCAGCAGTGACGTCTTACAGAGTCACGGGCAGATTGCTGAATACATTTGTGGCTCAAGTTGCAGAAGATGCTCAGAGAGTCCTGAAAAGAGCTTTGGAGAGAGCAGAGAAAAGAGATTAACAACAGCCACAAAAGAGCAACGTACCTGCTATCTCATGGCAGCTGGAGATCAGAGCCACCCTGTGGGGAGAGATATTTCCCTTTGTTCTCAGCTACAGTGCAAAAAAGACACTCTCAAAAAAGGTCTCCAGAGTTTggtgtgttttaaaaacaaatattcttttCTAATGTAGGGAAACGGGTAAAATTGAGGTAAAGGTCTCTGATCCCACAATTTCTGTTAAACACCCCGAAGTGAAAGTTGAGGGAGACTCTCAGAACAAATACCGTGAAACGAAACTTTGCTCTGTGTTATTTAGTAATAATACCTGACACAGTTTTTAAGACATACTCCAGTTTTCATTATTTAAGCTGTTGGGGCCACACCCTCATATGGCATAAAGTTAGTGTAactttcacagattcatagattccaagaccaaaagggaccattgtgatgatcaagtctgatctcctgcagaacacaggccagagaactaattcctagagcagatctcttagagaaacatccagtcttgagttaaaaatctccagggctggaggatcttccacaacccttggtaacttgttccaatggttaatcccCTCACcgttaaaatattttgcttatttCCAACTGGATTGAAGTCAAGATCTGGCTTTTTACTTTTTGCAGGTCACTGAGTTACTTTCTTTCTTAGGCTGTCGTGTGCTAGCACATGTTTGGATGCCATGTGTGATGTTTGGATGCCAGCAAAGCAGGGAAATGTTGAAATCCAAACTCTTTGCCCTGAATAATGTGCTTCACACAATCTCATGAACCCATTTCTGTAGGGATTAGGGTTTGAAATTTTTGTAAAATGAACCACACCTAAATTTCAGGCCTGAAGTGGCTGAAACTCCATCgatgtttaagaccagaagggaccattaggatcACCTAGTCTAACCACCTGCATCACAAAGTGTCCCTTTGGGGAACGTTTAACCTTTCCTGTGAACAGTGCAGAGCTCCCACTAAATATGGCCCTGACTtgcagtgaagtcaaagggatttCCAGAGTGTAAGTGAGCACATACAGAATCTAGACCTAAACAACTAGTCAGCCAATATACTAGTCCAGGAAAGCTATCAGAACAGAGCGACCCCCGGATATCTCTCCTGTGATTTGAGCTGTAGTTAGTTGCTTGTTTTTTCACACTGAAGTTCGGTTTGCCTGAGTGTCTAGGAATCACTATCATGGCTCAGACTAACCTGGGGTGTGTGGATTGTAATCACATTGTGTTGGGCTCAGATGGTGGTTGGCCCATGTCCTGCTAGACACCACCCACGATACTACTGATGTGCACCGTATTTCATAGCCCATAACCAgcgtctgtcctggggctggtctGCGCTGGGAAGTTACATAGCGTTAGAACACGTCAAACACTCAGGCCCtgattcccattgacattaagGGCATTTTACACTGAGCTCTCAGTGGGAAGAGGCCAGAGCCTTAGGGTAAATGAGTATCAGGCCTGGAAGCATTTAGCAGTATGTTCGCTGGATGTGGGTAACCAACATGATGTGAGGGGTAATCATGGCCAGTTAGCGTGATATTATAGACATGGTGTGGGAAAACATAGCCGTTTTCATCATGTTTGCAAATAGCTCACATTGGCTAACAGTTTTTCTGGATCTCTTTGAAGTTGCCTGCCTAGAATTACCTGGACtatctgtcaagtatcagagggctagccgtgttagtctgaatctgtaaaaagcaacagagggtcctgtggcacctttgagactaacagaagtactgggagcataagctttcatgggtcagaacctcacttcttcagatgcatctgaagaagtgaggttctgacccacgaaagcttatgctcccagtacttctgttagtctcaaaggtgccacaggaccctctgttgctggaCTATCTGGTGGGTCAGTGACTACAAAAGATCTGAACTTTACAGTCCTACTTGCTTGCACGtcaaaagattttgaaaattGCGGCTGTCTGATTTTACAGCGATTGCTGCTTTTGCAAATGTGATATAAAATGGTTTGGAAATTCTGCTTCCACCTTCTGCATAATTAGCAGGGATAATACCTGCAGTTTGTGTTACAACAATAAAGCTTCTCTATGGTTAAGCTTCTGCCTTGCATTTGGTGTGAATCTTCTTGCTGAATTGTTTTCCCAACCTTTATCCACCGTTTTGGTTATTCCACCCTTTTAAATTTACCTGCAAGAAAACTCTGATTTCCCAATTGGAAAGCTTCATTTGGGGATTTTTCCTGCAGGAAATTCCTATTTTTCAGGCTGCTCCAGGCAGTGGACATTTCTACCCGGCTTGGAAATGGCTTACCTACCAACGACATGGGGTACATCACATATGAAGTTGAGGGATGGAGACACCAGGGCAAAGGAAAGGGTCTTCTTTAAAGAGGATTTAGTAGTGAGGGTGATGATGGGATGGGAAGAAGGCAGGGAGCCCAGTTTACAAGCAGGGAACGGGATTGGGGCCACGGTGGATTTGGAAGGACCTTgggcatggagaaggaaagaggaaaatagAGGCAGAGGAGAAATGGAGCATGGAGAGAAGCAGGTGCTTCCACCCTCGAATAGAGCCACATCCTCCATTTCACAAACAAGAATGGCCACTTCCTTGAACCCCTGGAGATATGTTCCCCACCGAGCCCAAGCAGATAATTTTAACACACGCAAGGCACTTACTGGGTTGGGACGGTGTCTCCTGTGCTGCATCGTCTTCCCCCTGCTGCATGGCTACCAAGGAGTCCAGAGACCCAGGGGGTTGGCCCACGTCTCAGAAGAGGGTGTCTGCTTCTCCAGCACTATGCCACACACCACGGTAGCCTGCATTAGGGTTTGCAGCCTTGCGCTGGAGCTGTCTCTCATGACAACGTCCATTTTGTCATCCAGACAATTGATGCTAGAGGTGCTCAGAAAACTGGGATTTCTACCCTCAGCCCCCTCAATCCCTTTGTACTTCCTCAATATCCCCCCTCAGGAGCCCCCCTCAGTCGCCCATCAGAGAACACCACAAAATAACCCCCCCCCGTCCTCCCCAGGAGCCTGAAAAGTGGCTCCACTCATGGTAGCAAGGCCCCCTGGTGGCTAGGCAGGGCATAGCAGTTGTCTCCCCATACGACACCGCCTCCAAAGGTCGCTTCATTGCTGTGGTGGTCTCTTTTCCCACAACCTGACCTTGCAGCCAGGTGTAACAATGTGGCCTTTGGCGGAGACACTACTGaaagtatcaattcaggacaaattgcttaaagcagggcagccccagccccaggctgggggtcCTTCACTACtcaggcaccaaaccagccaaacggAGAGGACTTTGGTTATAcctcactggctaaccagaagtcatacaagcaattccctcagacactccagttccCTTTTATCACCAAcagcaccactccttatgggAATGAATGgctatgaaaaccaataccccagtaaaagaaaaaaggttcttccGATtgcaaaggaccaagccccagacccaggtcaatatacaagtcagatcttacccacaaatcaggCTGTTGCCAATCCTATAGAATCTAAAATCCagaggtttattcataaaaagaaagaaatacagatgAGAGTTACAATTGCTTAaatggaatcaaatacatacaacaattgcaaagttcttagttcaggcttgatgggattactgctgatttaaaccaatcaAATCTCTGGAGTACAAACATCCGAGCCTGGATGGGTCGTTCAGTtgtttgttcagagcttcagtttctagcaaagttcctccagaggtcagaagcaggactgaaaacaaaatggaggggtttccagggcctttatATCCTCTGCCTTGTGGAAGGAAACCCCTttttctcactgtggaaaatcacagcagcaagatggagtttggagtcacatgggcaagtcacatgttcatgcatgactcagtttgcaggtggcagccattgctcaaATGCTAACTTTCCCAGGAAGGctcctcagatgtggattggagtctcccaaggtccattgtcagttaagtgtttcttgattgggcacttactcagaatagtctcttctcaagaagctgaccaaatggagatatcctatctcctagaactggaagggaccttgaaaggtcatcaagtccagccccctgccttcataagcaggaccaagtactgattttgccccagatccctaagtggccccctcaaggattgaactcacaaccttgggtttagcaggctaatgctcaaaccactgagctatccctcagcttcactgatgctacttagaatcaaacacattgagatacaagtacatagccaatattcataactttattcccccccccccttatggtGTAACAGAGAGTTCAACCCAGCTATAGTCCAATGACCTTACAGcaggtctgtctgtctctggGCTCTGTGGTCTGTACACCCCTAACCTCAGGGGGGTTCCCCCCACCTGCCTCAGTGGCTAGAAGTGTTACAGACAAGCCACTTAAAATCTATAACATTCAGGGGAGAAATGAAACTTAGGCCCCAAATCCCACCCCTTTTTACAGGATCAAACCCTTCCCTATCTGTCACTgggtgtatttaaaataaaaactgacagGTAAATAACAGAAACCAGAGAACATTTATTACCTAACATCTTAATAACAAAGATAATACATTTGGCAGTTACAAAGTCCCTAACAAAGAaatgacagcagcaaggaataaaagaggagagaaagcgaagaaggggtggggggaggtttcaTAATCACCTGACTACAAGCGCTGGACATCCCGATATCCTGCTATTACAGGGCCCAGTCTGCCTCTGCAGTGGTGGGATGGATAGCAGCACCTGGATTGCTCCACCCGAGCTGTCCCTGAGCCGTGAGCGATGAACTGACGGCGACCTGACAGCCACTGCTTGGGCTGCCCAGAGCACCAAAAAGGgtgaggtctctctctctctctctctgtttctaggCAGAATAGACATCATAGGACAACCAAAGCTTCCACAGGGCAACTCATGGGAAGCCAGGGAGTGAACTTATTTAAAAAAGAGCAAAAGGGGGTATTATCCCtacagtaggggaacccaggccctccctgtaCTTCCATGCGCCAATCCCAGAACCATGTCTCTGTTTAGCCAATATCTATTCCAatccagtatttttaaaatttgtaatatTGCTTTGTGAACGGTGCCCCATTGTCCTTGTAGAGATATTAAAGAAAGTACTAatagtgattcccccaagtgacag contains the following coding sequences:
- the LOC117869577 gene encoding interferon-inducible GTPase 5-like isoform X1, with translation MAGIGVSFPRKMADSRTLWAGLFLEWGSHLSGLSHEESEEFQAAVHAGNLTEATAVVKKSDALLKNTQLNVAITGKQGSGKSSFINAIRSLADDDEGAAETGVMDSAKEPTPYQHPKHPNVTMWDLPWIGTPNHPANTDGGKVDFARYDFFIIITADRFQESDANLAQEIEQMGKKFYFVRSKVDEDLRNEKKRKTKVKEETVLQTIRDDCIMNLQKAGILSPQVFLVSRWDFEKYDAPRLQETFSNELDTHRRHAIFHVLLSTSEQPLNWKKEAVEQQIWKQAFKSGAIATIPLPFLSVWWDVGILVDNMTEFCESFGLDDDSLRALEKPTGKSGELKTVIEFPLAKDRSRDEAFKLLKEATGQVMMIVKYFISMIPGIGTVIAAVTSYRVTGRLLNTFVAQVAEDAQRVLKRALERAEKRD
- the LOC117869577 gene encoding interferon-inducible GTPase 5-like isoform X2 yields the protein MADSRTLWAGLFLEWGSHLSGLSHEESEEFQAAVHAGNLTEATAVVKKSDALLKNTQLNVAITGKQGSGKSSFINAIRSLADDDEGAAETGVMDSAKEPTPYQHPKHPNVTMWDLPWIGTPNHPANTDGGKVDFARYDFFIIITADRFQESDANLAQEIEQMGKKFYFVRSKVDEDLRNEKKRKTKVKEETVLQTIRDDCIMNLQKAGILSPQVFLVSRWDFEKYDAPRLQETFSNELDTHRRHAIFHVLLSTSEQPLNWKKEAVEQQIWKQAFKSGAIATIPLPFLSVWWDVGILVDNMTEFCESFGLDDDSLRALEKPTGKSGELKTVIEFPLAKDRSRDEAFKLLKEATGQVMMIVKYFISMIPGIGTVIAAVTSYRVTGRLLNTFVAQVAEDAQRVLKRALERAEKRD